The nucleotide sequence TTGTTGTCCCCGGTCAGGGGCTTTTGACAATACTGTTGGCTTTTCTTCTTGCCGATATACCAGGTAAATATAAAATAGAAAAATATCTGATAAAAAAAGAAAGAATTTATAATTTACTCAATAGATTCAGACAAAAATACGGTAAAAAGTCCTTTATTCTGCCTGAGGATTAAAGAGAGGGGAATTCCCCTCCCTTTTTACTGATTGTTGTTGTAAATCGGCATAGGTCCTACTACGTATCCGAAAGGGTTTACCCTTATGAGAAAATTGTTTTTATTTTCATCCTGTACTGTGTATTGGTACATTGTGCCTCTGGGCATATTAAACTGTTCCTGATTTACAATTTCAAACCCTTTTAAATTTACGGACAGGAATTCTTCAACCTTTTTTGTTGCCTCTTTCTCGGTGAGCTGATTCACCTGCTGATTACCATAAAAAGGACCGGGGCAATTGTAGCCGGGCATCATTCCTCTTCCATAGCCTGGTCCACCTCTGTGATAGCCGGGGCCGCCATAAGGCTGTCCCTGATATCCAATCATTCCGTTGTGGTAGCCACCTCCCATTCCCGGGCCGTAAGCAAATGCCATTGTAGCTCCTAATGCCAAAACACCTAAAATTACAGCTAATTTTTTCATGATTTCCTCCTTTTTGTTTATTAGCTTCACTGATATAATGGCATAAAACATGCCAAAAAGTGTCATGGCGAGTAATTGCTTGATAATAAAAATTAAATTGCAAGGTGGTCAAAATTAAGGTGTGAAAAAAATGCACAGTGGAGTATAAATTTTTCACAATCAGAGGTTATCAATTTGGGTTAAAATTTAAGAGCCCGGTCTAAAGGGAGATGTTTTAAGTGAAATAAATAAAATATTGTGGGCGCGGTTAGCACCTTAACTACCTACCTGTCACCTATTACGCGTTACGCATCACTCATTATCCATCACTCATCACGGTTTTTTTACAATTCATTCATAATGGAGAGGTAAGTTTCTGCAGCTTTCTCAACCTCATTGAAATTAATGTATTCCTCTTTTGTATGTGCATATGAAATATCACCCGGACCGAGAATAATAGGTTTAATACCTGACTGCCATAAAATGGGGGCATCGGAATCACTCTTAAAAAAGAAGGGCTTATACTCAAATTTATGTTTCTCGAAAACTTGCTTGATAAGCTGAGGCAGCATACCTTTTTCTGTCAGTTCAAAACCGTGATGAATTGTTTCAAGGGAGTAATTTACTTCGTTATTTTTAAAATTTCTGAAAATAATATCTTCAATTTCGGCGGTCAGCACACCAATGGGATATCGTGTGGGCAGATGCAAATCCAGATATGCTTCACATCTGTCCGGTGTGGCAAAACCGGCCTGGGAGCTGCTCAAGTCTCTTATGTTGTAAATGATATCGCTTACATCCTTCTCTATGTAATTGATTATAATATTCAAATAATCCATCATCTTTTTCACGGCATTTTTATCGGGCTTGGAAAGGGAGGCGTGAACCTTCTGCCCGTAAGCGGCAAGTGCAATTTCTACATAACCGAAATGCCCATAACACGGCTGCAGGTTTGTAGGCTCGCCTATGACTGCCCAGCGGAAGGAGTAATCTTTTGATAATGCATATGCACCGTCTCCGGATTCCTCTTCACCAACTACCAGTGCCAACCCAGCGGTAAAATCCTTTTTATTGTTTTCCTGAAAAGATAAAAAGCTTTCAATCATGGCGGCGCATCCGCCTTTCATGTCAACGGCTCCCAACCCGTAAATTTCATTTTCATAAATATCAGATTCGTAATTTTCATAATCGAAAGCTGGAACGGTATCTATATGTCCCACAAAGATTGTGTCACACTCTCCTGATTCCGGCATTACAATAATGTTACCCCTTTCATTCTCAACTTCCTGGAATTCATAGGAAAGATTGTGCACTTTCATGTATAACTGGAGAAAGTCCGTTAATTCGGTTTCTTTGCCAGAAGGGCTGTAAATATCTATCATTTCCGTTAGCAGTTTCTGCAGTCTTTCACTGTTTATCATTACCCGGCACCGCCTCATCAAGGTTTAAAGTAAGATATATCTGCTCATTAGGCTTGGCAAAACCTTTTTTCATGAAAAATCTCAGAGCCTTTTTGTTATCAGCTTCGGTATCAACGAGAAGAACCTTTACGTCATTTTCCAACATATATTTTTTGAATTCGTCAAACAGTTTGGACGCGATCCCTTTACTTTCAAATTCAGGGTCAACACACATCCATACAAGGTATCCATATTTTTTGGGAGATTTATTGACAATATAAGAAAGGATAAATCCAGCTATATTTCCATCTATTTCAGCTACAAAGCTGCTCTCGGGATCGTTAGTATAAAAATTTACTACCTCATACTCATCCCAAACTCTGTATAAATTTGGAAAACTCTGAAGTGTGAAAATTTTTTCTCCCAGATGGTATACAGGCGCCAAATCATCAATAGTTAGATTTCTGACTTTCAATATTTTTTCGTTTGTTTTGCCCATTGTACTCCCTCTCAATATTATTTTATATTACAATATAACACATTCATCTTCAATAGTTTTCATCTAATCCCAAGTTTTGGATTTGCGTAAAAAGCTGGCATCACCCCAAAAATTATATAAAAGTTTTGTTTTACATATACTTAGCTAACATGACACTGATTTCAATGTAATTTGCACGCATTTCGCAGCCGAAACTCGAAACTACTGCCGCTAACCGTCTACACCCTCCTCTCATAATTGTTTTTATTTGCAAATATTTATCCATTTTACATTCCAACACAGGGTGTGACCGCTAACCGGCAGTACGTTTCTCTAGCACCAGCCCGTAAGGCTGGTAAATATGTGGAACACATCCAACATCGGCTGCTTCATTTGTGCAAATTACATTGAAAAATATTTGCACTGCGAAAAATGGGGTGACGTCAGGCGTAAAAAGTATTTGACAAATAATAAAATTTATAATATAAGATGCGACTCATTCGGGGCGTAGCGCAGTTTGGCAGCGCATCGGTCTTGGGAACCGAGGGTCGGAGGTTCAAATCCTCTCGCCCCGATTATTTTTATCTTTACTAACAGTATGTTAGCCAGTCGAGTTTTGAATTGTGATAAAATTGTGATAAAAAAATCATTCTAAAAACATTTTTGTATCAACCTGTTAAAATTTATAGTTTTCTTAATTTTTTTGCATTTGTTTGAGTAGCATATTATAGGCTTCGCAGCTTTTTTGAAGACTCATATCGCAGGCCTTTTTGAACAAATTTTTCGCTTTTTCTAAATCTCTTTCAACAGATTTGCCATTGTAATATATTGCAGCTAAATTGTAACATCCCTTTGCAATTTGGCCGTCACAGGTTTCAGTGTATAAATTTATAACTTCAGAGTAATCTTTTGCTGCCACTTTTCCAGTGTCATACATGACGGCTAAATTAAAGCATGCGTTTAAAGCTCCCGCATCACATGCTTTTTTGTACAATTTCTCTGCTTCAGCATAATCCTGCTTAACTCCCTGACTGTTTTCATACATGTATGCAAGGTTCAGACATGCGTTTGAAATTCCATTACTGCAGGCCATGTTATAAAACTTTGCGGCTTGTTTATTGTTTTGTTCTAATCCTCTTCCATTGTGGTAGATAAGTGCCAGGTTGTAGCAGCTTTCGCTAATACCGTTTTCGCAGGATTTCTGATATAATATTGCAGCTTTGGCATAGTTTTGTTTTACTCCCCGGCCGTTTTCATACATATAAGCCAAATTTGCACATGCTTTTGCATATCCGTTATTACAGGCTTCTTTAAGTTGAAGAGCTTTATTTTTTGCAGTTACAGTATTAACTGTGAATAAAAAGATAAAAATGGCGAGGATAGGGATGATTATCTGTTTAAAATTCATAAAAACTCAACCTCCGAAATTTTATACTATAATTATATCATTTAACATGATTGTTGCAAATTATGTTATTCGATAACAAAGTAACGCATGATTTTATAAACAGCTTTATTTATGAAAGTGTTGAATAATTTGCTCTGTGCGGTAAAATTATATAAATATTATAATATCAGGAGATTTAATGATCGGGAAAATAATTCTGAGTGTATTGTTAGCTGTTTTATTATTTTTATCTGTTTTCGCAATAACGAAGCCGGAGATAAAGAAAACAATTTTTCTTGACAGGGTAACCACTGAATATCTTGATGCCAATATGGAAAGAACAGCTGTTGCATTTGCAGTATCGAGAGGGGTGAATGCGCTGGTTTCTTTTCTTCAGGATGCTGATTTGGAAATGGGAGTTGGACTCAGCGCACAATTTTCACCGGGTGAATTTCTCGATCCGCTCAATGATATGGTTGAACGTTTTTCCTGGCTGATGCTTTTGTGCTTTACCGTTATCGGGGTGGAGAAAATATTGTTTGAGATTTTCCAATCTATCGGTTTTTTTCTGTTGGCTTTTTCCTCTTTATTCTTTTTGTTATGTATATGGTGGAAAAAGGTGTTCAACTACTCTAATATTTTTCTGAAATTTGCTTTTTTAGGGCTGATACTGATTTGTTGGATACCTGCTCAGGCTGCAATTGGTGATCTGTTACATAAAAATTACTTGAAACCCGGTTATGAACAAGCACAGACTTTTCTTAAACAACACGATAGTAAAAATGAGATTGAATCCTCGGGCTGGTTTAGCGATATGAAAAGTATGCTAAGTGTTAAAGAAAGAGTGGAAAATCTGAAAAATGCCGCTGAAGAGTATTATGATAAAATAATGGATTTGATTGTGATTTTTACTCTTGAATCGATTATCTTGCCTTTGGTTACTTTCTATGCCGGTTTGAAAATATTTTCTATTACATTCGGCAGAAATACGAAAATAAACGATTTTGCAAATCAGATTACACAAAGATTTTCAAACAATTAACATTCCAATTTATCCGTACTGTGTCATCGTTTATTGTA is from Flexistipes sinusarabici DSM 4947 and encodes:
- a CDS encoding GNAT family N-acetyltransferase, giving the protein MGKTNEKILKVRNLTIDDLAPVYHLGEKIFTLQSFPNLYRVWDEYEVVNFYTNDPESSFVAEIDGNIAGFILSYIVNKSPKKYGYLVWMCVDPEFESKGIASKLFDEFKKYMLENDVKVLLVDTEADNKKALRFFMKKGFAKPNEQIYLTLNLDEAVPGNDKQ
- a CDS encoding M20/M25/M40 family metallo-hydrolase — translated: MINSERLQKLLTEMIDIYSPSGKETELTDFLQLYMKVHNLSYEFQEVENERGNIIVMPESGECDTIFVGHIDTVPAFDYENYESDIYENEIYGLGAVDMKGGCAAMIESFLSFQENNKKDFTAGLALVVGEEESGDGAYALSKDYSFRWAVIGEPTNLQPCYGHFGYVEIALAAYGQKVHASLSKPDKNAVKKMMDYLNIIINYIEKDVSDIIYNIRDLSSSQAGFATPDRCEAYLDLHLPTRYPIGVLTAEIEDIIFRNFKNNEVNYSLETIHHGFELTEKGMLPQLIKQVFEKHKFEYKPFFFKSDSDAPILWQSGIKPIILGPGDISYAHTKEEYINFNEVEKAAETYLSIMNEL
- a CDS encoding tetratricopeptide repeat protein yields the protein MNFKQIIIPILAIFIFLFTVNTVTAKNKALQLKEACNNGYAKACANLAYMYENGRGVKQNYAKAAILYQKSCENGISESCYNLALIYHNGRGLEQNNKQAAKFYNMACSNGISNACLNLAYMYENSQGVKQDYAEAEKLYKKACDAGALNACFNLAVMYDTGKVAAKDYSEVINLYTETCDGQIAKGCYNLAAIYYNGKSVERDLEKAKNLFKKACDMSLQKSCEAYNMLLKQMQKN